In one Nyctibius grandis isolate bNycGra1 chromosome 19, bNycGra1.pri, whole genome shotgun sequence genomic region, the following are encoded:
- the BIRC7 gene encoding baculoviral IAP repeat-containing protein 7 has protein sequence MVLKLARNLIFFLKVSKYLRRFSLNSNMGDMTPAEEMELGAARCQLFESSMRNEARRRRTFWEWPDNAAVLAGELAKAGFFFVGPRDEVQCFCCGGLLKDWSLGDNPMAEHLKFFPSCKFICGEDVGNQEMLPLEERFDIMDGQLLSLLQGLGGEERALPDEPENPDMVTEEMRLSTFQNWPQYTDMHPEQLARAGFFYTGESDVVRCFYCDGGVRNWSFGDDPWREHAKWYPGCEFLLQSRGREFISSVQDSVSSTLLSPRDSWDQTEQDLSASQDAVQRATETSSSREEVQSLPQKESDEPQMSTEEQLRRLQEERMCKVCMDKDVSVVFVPCGHLVACGECALNLRLCPICRTVIRGSVRTFMS, from the exons ATGGTCCTTAAATTGGCcagaaacctgatttttttcttgaaggtaTCAAAATACCTGCGGAGATTTAGTTTG AACAGCAACATGGGGGACATGACACCAGCAGAGGAGATGGAGCTCGGGGCTGCTCGCTGCCAGTTGTTTGAATCCAGCATGAGGAACGAAGCGAGAAGACGGAGGACTTTTTGGGAATGGCCAGACAACGCAGCTGTGCTTGCTGGAGAGTTGGCCAAGGCTGGCTTTTTCTTTGTGGGTCCAAGAGATGAAGTACAGTGTTTCTGCTGTGGTGGTCTGCTGAAAGACTGGAGTCTCGGTGATAACCCAATGGCAGAGCACCTGAAGTTCTTCCCTTCCTGTAAATTCATTTGTGGTGAGGATGTTGGGAACCAAGAGATGCTTCCTCTTGAGGAAAGGTTTGACATTATGGATGGGCAGTTGCTCAGCCTTTTGCAGGGGTTAGGTGGTGAGGAAAGAGCCCTGCCTGACGAACCAGAAAACCCAGACATGGTAACGGAAGAGATGAGACTATCTACATTTCAGAACTGGCCACAATATACTGACATGCATCCTGAGCAACTGGCTAGAGCAGGATTCTTTTACACAG GAGAAAGTGATGTAGTGAGGTGTTTTTACTGTGATGGAGGTGTGAGGAACTGGTCATTTGGAGATGATCCCTGGAGGGAACATGCCAAATGGTATCCGGG GTGTGAATTTTTATTGCAGTCAAGGGGGAGAGAATTTATTAGCAGTGTTCAGGACTCCGTTTCTAGCACCCTGCTATCTCCA AGAGATTCCTGGGATCAGACTGAACAAGATTTATCTGCTTCCCAAG ATGCTGTTCAGAGAGCAACTGAAACATCAAGTTCAAGAGAAGAAGTGCAATCTTTGCCACAAAAGGAATCAG ATGAGCCTCAGATGAGCACAGAAGAACAGCTCCGACGCCTGCAAGAGGAAAGGATGTGCAAAGTGTGCATGGACAAAGATGTGTCTGTTGTGTTTGTTCCTTGTGGCCACCTGGtagcttgtggagaatgtgccCTCAATTTGCGACTGTGCCCTATTTGCAGAACGGTCATCCGGGGAAGTGTGAGGACTTTCATGTCCTGA
- the YTHDF1 gene encoding YTH domain-containing family protein 1 isoform X2 translates to MSATSVDPQRPKGQDSKVQNGSLHQKDTVHDNDFEPYLSGQSNQNSSYPSMTDPYLSSYYPPSIGFPYSLSEAPWSTGGDPPIPYLTTYGQLSNGDHHFMHDAVFGQPGGLGNNIYQHRFNFFPENPAFSAWGTSGSQGQQTQSSAYGSSYSYPPSSLGGTIVDGQTGFHNDTLNKAPGMNSIEQGMVGLKIGGDVTTSAVKTVGSVVNSAGMTGALSGNGGSNVNLPVSKPTSWAAIASKPAKPQPKMKTKTGPVIGGALPPPPIKHNMDIGTWDNKGPVAKVPAPQQIPSPQSVPQQQIVQPVPTQPPPLTQPQYQTPQQPPQNRWVAPRNRNAAFGQSGGTGNDSSSAGSTQPNPVPSGESHPVLEKLKAAHSYNPKDFEWNLKNGRVFIIKSYSEDDIHRSIKYSIWCSTEHGNKRLDSAFRSMNSKGPVYLLFSVNGSGHFCGVAEMKSPVDYGTSAGVWSQDKWKGKFDVKWIFVKDVPNNQLRHIRLENNDNKPVTNSRDTQEVPLEKAKQVLKIIATYKHTTSIFDDFSHYEKRQEEEEVVRKERQNRNKQ, encoded by the exons ATGTCTGCCACAAGCGTTGACCCTCAG AGACCGAAAGGACAGGATAGTAAAG TACAAAATGGTTCGTTACATCAGAAGGATACAGTTCATGACAACGATTTTGAACCTTACCTTTCTGGGCAGTCAAATCAG aacaGTAGCTATCCATCAATGACTGATCCTTATCTGTCCAGTTATTATCCACCATCTATTGGGTTCCCTTATTCTCTCAGTGAAGCACCATGGTCTACAGGAGGAGATCCTCCTATCCCGTATCTCACCACCTATGGACAGCTCAGTAATGGAGATCATCATTTTATGCACGATGCTGTTTTTGGACAGCCTGGGGGTCTGGGAAATAATATCTATCAACACCGGTTTAACTTTTTCCCTGAAAATCCTGCCTTCTCAGCTTGGGGAACAAGCGGATCCCAGGGACAGCAGACTCAAAGTTCAGCGTATGGGAGCAGTTACAGCTACCCTCCGAGTTCACTGGGCGGTACCATTGTGGATGGACAAACAGGATTTCATAATGATACATTAAATAAAGCTCCTGGAATGAACAGTATTGAACAGGGAATGGTTGGACTTAAGATTGGTGGAGATGTTACAACTTCTGCAGTGAAAACAGTAGGTTCTGTTGTCAACAGTGCCGGGATGACAGGTGCCCTCTCTGGTAATGGTGGATCTAATGTAAACTTGCCAGTATCTAAACCAACCTCTTGGGCTGCTATAGCTAGCAAGCCCGCGAAACCACAgcctaaaatgaaaacaaaaactggaCCTGTAATCGGAGGAGCATTGCCTCCTCCCCCTATAAAGCATAATATGGACATAGGTACTTGGGACAACAAAGGTCCTGTGGCAAAAGTTCCTGCCCCCCAACAGATACCTTCTCCTCAATCTGTTCCACAGCAACAAATTGTTCAGCCTGTTCCAACTCAGCCTCCTCCATTGACTCAGCCACAGTATCAGACCCCTCAGCAGCCGCCCCAAAATCGCTGGGTAGCACCTCGCaacagaaatgcagcttttggCCAAAGTGGAGGAACTGGTAAtgacagcagctcagctggcagTACCCAGCCTAACCCTGTTCCAAGTGGCGAGTCCCATCCTGTTcttgaaaaactgaaagctgCTCACAGCTATAACCCTAAAGATTTTGAATGGAACCTTAAAAATGGACGTGTGTTCATAATAAAGAGCTATTCTGAGGATGATATTCATCGTTCCATTAAGTATTCTATTTGGTGTAGTACGGAACATGGCAACAAACGCCTGGACAGTGCTTTTCGGTCCATGAATAGCAAGGGTCCAGTCTACTTGCTGTTCAGTGTCAATGGCAGTGGACACTTCTGTGGAGTAGCAGAGATGAAATCACCTGTGGACTATGGCACCAGTGCAGGTGTCTGGTCTCAGGACAAGTGGAAGGGGAAATTTGATGTGAAGTGGATCTTTGTGAAGGATGTGCCCAACAACCAGCTCCGACACATCAGGCTGGAGAACAATGACAACAAACCCGTTACAAACTCCCGTGATACACAGGAGGTGCccttagaaaaagcaaaacaagtgcTTAAAATTATTGCTACTTACAAGCACACGACCTCCATCTTTGATGACTTTTCTCATTATGAAAAGCGccaagaagaggaggaggtggtgcgGAAG
- the YTHDF1 gene encoding YTH domain-containing family protein 1 isoform X1 produces MSATSVDPQRPKGQDSKVQNGSLHQKDTVHDNDFEPYLSGQSNQNSSYPSMTDPYLSSYYPPSIGFPYSLSEAPWSTGGDPPIPYLTTYGQLSNGDHHFMHDAVFGQPGGLGNNIYQHRFNFFPENPAFSAWGTSGSQGQQTQSSAYGSSYSYPPSSLGGTIVDGQTGFHNDTLNKAPGMNSIEQGMVGLKIGGDVTTSAVKTVGSVVNSAGMTGALSGNGGSNVNLPVSKPTSWAAIASKPAKPQPKMKTKTGPVIGGALPPPPIKHNMDIGTWDNKGPVAKVPAPQQIPSPQSVPQQQIVQPVPTQPPPLTQPQYQTPQQPPQNRWVAPRNRNAAFGQSGGTGNDSSSAGSTQPNPVPSGESHPVLEKLKAAHSYNPKDFEWNLKNGRVFIIKSYSEDDIHRSIKYSIWCSTEHGNKRLDSAFRSMNSKGPVYLLFSVNGSGHFCGVAEMKSPVDYGTSAGVWSQDKWKGKFDVKWIFVKDVPNNQLRHIRLENNDNKPVTNSRDTQEVPLEKAKQVLKIIATYKHTTSIFDDFSHYEKRQEEEEVVRKVNLLKHLFYTQIWGK; encoded by the exons ATGTCTGCCACAAGCGTTGACCCTCAG AGACCGAAAGGACAGGATAGTAAAG TACAAAATGGTTCGTTACATCAGAAGGATACAGTTCATGACAACGATTTTGAACCTTACCTTTCTGGGCAGTCAAATCAG aacaGTAGCTATCCATCAATGACTGATCCTTATCTGTCCAGTTATTATCCACCATCTATTGGGTTCCCTTATTCTCTCAGTGAAGCACCATGGTCTACAGGAGGAGATCCTCCTATCCCGTATCTCACCACCTATGGACAGCTCAGTAATGGAGATCATCATTTTATGCACGATGCTGTTTTTGGACAGCCTGGGGGTCTGGGAAATAATATCTATCAACACCGGTTTAACTTTTTCCCTGAAAATCCTGCCTTCTCAGCTTGGGGAACAAGCGGATCCCAGGGACAGCAGACTCAAAGTTCAGCGTATGGGAGCAGTTACAGCTACCCTCCGAGTTCACTGGGCGGTACCATTGTGGATGGACAAACAGGATTTCATAATGATACATTAAATAAAGCTCCTGGAATGAACAGTATTGAACAGGGAATGGTTGGACTTAAGATTGGTGGAGATGTTACAACTTCTGCAGTGAAAACAGTAGGTTCTGTTGTCAACAGTGCCGGGATGACAGGTGCCCTCTCTGGTAATGGTGGATCTAATGTAAACTTGCCAGTATCTAAACCAACCTCTTGGGCTGCTATAGCTAGCAAGCCCGCGAAACCACAgcctaaaatgaaaacaaaaactggaCCTGTAATCGGAGGAGCATTGCCTCCTCCCCCTATAAAGCATAATATGGACATAGGTACTTGGGACAACAAAGGTCCTGTGGCAAAAGTTCCTGCCCCCCAACAGATACCTTCTCCTCAATCTGTTCCACAGCAACAAATTGTTCAGCCTGTTCCAACTCAGCCTCCTCCATTGACTCAGCCACAGTATCAGACCCCTCAGCAGCCGCCCCAAAATCGCTGGGTAGCACCTCGCaacagaaatgcagcttttggCCAAAGTGGAGGAACTGGTAAtgacagcagctcagctggcagTACCCAGCCTAACCCTGTTCCAAGTGGCGAGTCCCATCCTGTTcttgaaaaactgaaagctgCTCACAGCTATAACCCTAAAGATTTTGAATGGAACCTTAAAAATGGACGTGTGTTCATAATAAAGAGCTATTCTGAGGATGATATTCATCGTTCCATTAAGTATTCTATTTGGTGTAGTACGGAACATGGCAACAAACGCCTGGACAGTGCTTTTCGGTCCATGAATAGCAAGGGTCCAGTCTACTTGCTGTTCAGTGTCAATGGCAGTGGACACTTCTGTGGAGTAGCAGAGATGAAATCACCTGTGGACTATGGCACCAGTGCAGGTGTCTGGTCTCAGGACAAGTGGAAGGGGAAATTTGATGTGAAGTGGATCTTTGTGAAGGATGTGCCCAACAACCAGCTCCGACACATCAGGCTGGAGAACAATGACAACAAACCCGTTACAAACTCCCGTGATACACAGGAGGTGCccttagaaaaagcaaaacaagtgcTTAAAATTATTGCTACTTACAAGCACACGACCTCCATCTTTGATGACTTTTCTCATTATGAAAAGCGccaagaagaggaggaggtggtgcgGAAGGTAAacttattaaaacatttattttatacacAGATATGGGGAAAATGA